A single region of the Bacteroidales bacterium genome encodes:
- a CDS encoding citrate (Si)-synthase: MTILKQKLREKIEEWRPRVSRLVHEHADVVVDQVTVGQIFGGMRGLKCLVTDISYLDPLEGIRYRGFTLPEVFEKLPRPKGAESPYVEGLIYLLLIGEIPTEEQVEDVIDEFHKRRILPRYVYDVIDQFPCCSHPMTIFSSAVMTLQRESFFAKKYAAGLNKTLYWEPTFEDALNLIAKLPEIATYIYAKLYRDGKRVQSNPALDLGGNFAHMMGIPKPYDDVARMHFIIHSDHESGNVSAHTGHLVASTLADVYLGVSAMINGLAGPLHGLANQEVLRWLHELMDRMDHKIPTEDEMKQYVWDTLNAGMVIPGYGHAVLRKTDPRFLLQREFALKHMADDPIFKYVDLLYRVAPPILIEHGKAKNPWPNVDAHSGALQWYYGVREYDFYTVLFGIGRAIGICANVIWDRALMYPLERPKSVTTAMIEEIVAKAKKKEPEQEVAS, encoded by the coding sequence ATGACCATCCTGAAACAAAAGTTACGCGAAAAGATTGAAGAATGGAGACCCAGGGTATCCCGCCTGGTTCATGAACATGCCGATGTTGTTGTCGACCAGGTTACGGTCGGACAGATCTTCGGAGGAATGAGGGGACTCAAATGCCTGGTGACCGATATTTCCTATCTGGATCCCTTGGAAGGGATCCGGTACCGTGGATTTACGCTGCCCGAGGTATTCGAAAAACTCCCAAGACCCAAAGGAGCAGAATCCCCTTATGTGGAGGGACTGATCTATCTTTTACTGATTGGTGAAATCCCAACGGAAGAACAGGTGGAGGACGTGATCGATGAATTTCACAAACGCAGGATCCTGCCCCGCTATGTCTACGACGTCATTGATCAGTTTCCCTGCTGCAGCCATCCGATGACCATTTTTTCATCAGCGGTGATGACCCTGCAGCGCGAATCGTTTTTTGCAAAAAAGTATGCTGCCGGGTTGAACAAGACCCTCTACTGGGAACCAACCTTTGAGGATGCGCTGAATTTGATTGCCAAATTACCGGAAATCGCTACGTACATCTATGCAAAACTCTACCGTGACGGAAAGCGTGTCCAATCGAATCCGGCACTGGACCTTGGCGGCAACTTCGCGCACATGATGGGCATTCCGAAGCCCTACGATGATGTTGCCCGTATGCATTTCATCATTCATTCCGACCATGAGAGCGGTAACGTCAGTGCGCACACCGGTCACCTGGTGGCCAGCACGCTCGCCGACGTTTACCTTGGTGTATCCGCCATGATCAACGGTCTTGCAGGTCCGCTGCATGGCCTGGCCAATCAGGAAGTCCTTCGCTGGCTTCACGAGCTGATGGACAGGATGGATCATAAGATACCCACGGAGGACGAGATGAAGCAATATGTTTGGGATACCCTGAATGCAGGGATGGTGATCCCTGGGTATGGGCACGCTGTTTTACGGAAGACAGATCCGAGGTTCCTCCTGCAACGCGAGTTTGCCCTGAAGCATATGGCCGATGATCCCATCTTCAAATACGTTGACCTTCTCTACCGGGTTGCCCCTCCAATCCTGATCGAGCACGGTAAGGCGAAAAATCCCTGGCCGAACGTTGACGCCCATTCCGGAGCCCTTCAGTGGTACTATGGGGTTAGGGAGTATGATTTTTATACGGTCCTGTTCGGTATCGGGCGGGCCATTGGGATCTGCGCCAATGTGATCTGGGATCGTGCGCTGATGTATCCCCTGGAACGTCCTAAATCCGTTACGACGGCCATGATCGAGGAAATCGTGGCGAAAGCCAAAAAGAAAGAGCCAGAGCAGGAGGTTGCCTCCTGA
- a CDS encoding ACP phosphodiesterase produces the protein MNFLAHAFLSGERPDILVGNFIADHIPGNAFDHYREEIVQGIQLHRRIDSFTDHHPVYLRSKRRLYRNQHKYAGVVADMFYDHFLATGWSAYSFQDLTEFTARSYAILMQNFDILPARTKRILPYMMEDDWLASYANLDFLQQSLRGMAIRTPYRSGMEKAVSDLRDHYDSFRDEFREFFPELILYARQEIEKITGIDSGTSPGP, from the coding sequence ATGAATTTCCTGGCCCATGCATTCTTATCCGGAGAACGTCCGGATATCCTGGTAGGGAATTTCATTGCTGACCACATTCCCGGAAATGCATTTGATCATTACAGGGAGGAAATTGTGCAGGGCATTCAGCTGCATCGCCGGATCGATTCGTTTACGGACCATCATCCGGTATACCTCAGGAGCAAAAGAAGGCTGTACAGAAACCAGCATAAATATGCCGGTGTAGTGGCGGATATGTTCTATGACCATTTTCTGGCCACAGGCTGGTCGGCGTACTCTTTCCAGGACCTGACGGAATTTACGGCTCGAAGCTATGCGATCCTGATGCAGAATTTTGATATTTTACCCGCTCGCACAAAGCGAATTCTTCCGTATATGATGGAAGACGACTGGCTGGCTTCGTACGCAAACCTGGATTTCCTCCAGCAAAGCCTCCGGGGTATGGCCATCCGGACACCCTACCGGTCGGGAATGGAAAAAGCTGTCAGCGATCTTCGCGACCATTATGACTCCTTCCGGGATGAATTCCGGGAGTTTTTCCCGGAGCTGATCCTTTATGCGCGGCAAGAGATCGAAAAGATCACTGGCATTGACTCGGGTACAAGTCCTGGACCTTGA
- a CDS encoding thiamine pyrophosphate-dependent enzyme — protein MDQWVLLGDEAIAQGAIDAGLTGIYAYPGTPSTEITEYVERSREARQRQIKATWCANEKTAMECAIGLSYAGKRGMACMKHVGLNVAADPFMNSAITGANGGLLVVSADDPSMHSSQNEQDSRFYGKFAMLPILEPGNQQEAYDMVHEGFSLSERLKLPVLIRITTRLAHSRAVVKRSQKVVGQNQIRLPDNPMQYILLPVSARKRYKELLAKQEKVISEAEGSRFNHWTDGPDRSLGIIAAGIALNYLLENYDDRKCPHPVVKIGQYPMPRTMMEKLYSSCERILVLEDGYPFIEELLRGYLNDGKKIVGRMDGTLPMEGELNPGKVARALGLPLQPGLPVPEGIVSRPPSLCKGCPHIFSFNALNEAVSSFSKGRVFSDIGCYSLGALAPYQAINSLVDMGASITMAKGASDAGLVPSIAVIGDSTFIHSGITGLVDAVNSRSPITVVILDNQTTAMTGGQPSLASPRIETICEGTGVEKDHIHILNPIPKNHETNLNIIRQELEYKGVSVIIPRRECIQTAARKLKQARSQKPVREEIA, from the coding sequence ATGGATCAATGGGTTTTATTGGGTGATGAGGCGATTGCACAGGGAGCCATCGATGCTGGCCTGACCGGCATTTATGCTTATCCCGGCACCCCTTCCACCGAGATAACCGAATACGTTGAACGCTCCCGGGAGGCTCGCCAGCGGCAGATCAAGGCCACCTGGTGTGCCAATGAGAAAACAGCCATGGAATGCGCCATAGGCCTATCCTATGCGGGAAAACGGGGCATGGCCTGCATGAAGCATGTCGGCCTGAATGTAGCTGCGGACCCTTTCATGAACTCAGCCATCACCGGAGCCAATGGGGGCCTTTTGGTGGTCAGCGCTGATGATCCGTCGATGCATTCTTCACAGAATGAGCAGGATTCGCGCTTTTATGGAAAATTTGCCATGTTGCCCATTCTTGAACCCGGCAATCAGCAGGAAGCATACGACATGGTCCATGAAGGGTTCAGCCTATCTGAACGGTTGAAACTTCCTGTTCTGATCCGCATCACTACACGACTTGCCCATTCCCGCGCCGTGGTGAAGCGCAGCCAGAAGGTCGTGGGTCAAAATCAGATCCGGTTGCCCGATAATCCGATGCAATACATTCTTTTGCCCGTCAGCGCCCGGAAACGTTATAAAGAGTTGCTTGCCAAGCAGGAAAAGGTGATCAGCGAGGCAGAAGGATCCAGGTTCAACCACTGGACCGACGGTCCTGACCGATCCCTGGGGATCATTGCAGCCGGCATTGCCTTGAATTATCTTCTTGAGAACTATGATGACCGAAAGTGTCCTCATCCGGTGGTGAAGATCGGGCAGTATCCCATGCCACGGACAATGATGGAAAAACTTTACAGTTCCTGCGAACGGATCCTCGTTCTGGAGGATGGTTATCCCTTTATCGAAGAACTTTTGAGGGGGTACCTCAATGACGGCAAGAAGATCGTGGGCAGGATGGATGGTACGCTCCCGATGGAAGGTGAGCTGAATCCCGGCAAGGTTGCCAGGGCCCTTGGACTGCCGTTGCAACCGGGATTGCCTGTGCCTGAAGGGATTGTTTCGCGTCCGCCGTCGCTCTGCAAGGGATGCCCTCATATTTTTTCGTTCAATGCCCTGAATGAAGCGGTGAGTTCGTTTTCGAAGGGCCGGGTTTTCTCCGATATCGGATGTTATTCGCTGGGTGCCCTGGCACCCTATCAGGCCATCAATTCGCTGGTCGACATGGGTGCTTCCATCACCATGGCCAAAGGCGCCTCGGATGCCGGCTTGGTCCCTTCCATTGCCGTCATTGGGGATTCCACATTCATCCACTCAGGCATAACCGGCCTGGTGGATGCAGTGAACAGCCGGTCACCCATCACCGTGGTGATCCTGGATAACCAGACCACAGCCATGACAGGAGGCCAGCCTTCCCTGGCTTCGCCCAGGATTGAAACCATATGTGAGGGAACTGGCGTTGAAAAGGACCATATCCATATCCTGAATCCCATTCCCAAAAACCACGAGACGAATCTGAACATCATACGGCAGGAGCTCGAATATAAAGGTGTTTCAGTGATCATACCCCGGCGGGAGTGCATCCAGACTGCCGCCAGGAAATTAAAGCAGGCCAGGAGTCAGAAGCCGGTCAGAGAGGAGATCGCATGA
- a CDS encoding indolepyruvate oxidoreductase subunit beta: protein MKKDIILAGVGGQGVLSISALIGLAAMKAGLFLKQAEVHGMSQRGGEVHSHLRMSNTEIASDLIPEGKADLILSVEPMEGLRYLPMLSGDGWLVTNTQPYVNISNYPDLEMILREIEKVPRHLALNAEEMAKDLGSTRMMNTMMLGASVPFLMIPFEKFGEAIADFFASKGQELIDLNLAALRKGYDFAVKFTDPLI, encoded by the coding sequence ATGAAAAAAGATATCATCCTTGCAGGCGTTGGAGGGCAGGGAGTCCTTTCCATTTCTGCCCTCATTGGGTTGGCCGCAATGAAAGCCGGTCTGTTTCTCAAACAGGCTGAGGTACACGGGATGAGCCAGCGTGGCGGAGAAGTCCACTCTCACCTGCGTATGTCCAATACCGAAATAGCTTCCGACCTGATCCCTGAGGGGAAGGCCGATCTGATCCTATCGGTCGAACCCATGGAAGGACTGCGTTACCTTCCCATGCTGTCAGGCGATGGTTGGCTGGTTACCAATACCCAGCCCTACGTCAACATTTCCAACTACCCTGATCTGGAAATGATCCTCAGGGAAATTGAAAAAGTACCCCGCCATCTGGCGCTCAATGCTGAGGAGATGGCTAAGGACCTGGGCTCCACCAGAATGATGAACACCATGATGCTCGGCGCTTCCGTACCTTTTTTGATGATCCCTTTCGAAAAATTCGGTGAAGCCATCGCTGATTTTTTTGCCTCTAAAGGCCAGGAATTGATCGATCTTAACCTGGCTGCCTTACGCAAAGGATATGATTTTGCAGTGAAATTCACTGATCCTTTAATCTAA
- a CDS encoding peptidoglycan DD-metalloendopeptidase family protein, with protein MKRVLEIVILLLISLAIIFLIRYFIRDEYMEAPPADPPPPQMKYGIVIDSFNLFNRTVLKDQNLSDILTYYGVDYQTVDNIIRLSQPVFDLRKLRTGNSYTVMCGDDADQQAHYLVYEDSPVSYVVYRLTDSLCVYRNVKDIKRIVTTTHGSISSSLWNAMIGSGADPALAMELSDIYAWTVDFFGIQKGDTYDVLYEQLIAEGDTIGIGKVLAACLNNDGHPFYAFHFVQDSVAGYYDEQARNLRRAFLKAPLEYRRISSKFSHSRYHPVLKIRRPHHGVDYAAPVGTPVRTIGDGVVVQMSYQKGGGGRMIKIRHNTTYTTIYMHLHGYAKGMREGLRVRQGDVIGYVGSSGLSTGPHLDFRVYKNGTPIDPLKMESPPADPVKPVYRPQFDSLRMEYTRQLTQKNQGITNVTP; from the coding sequence ATGAAGAGAGTACTTGAAATCGTCATACTGCTGCTGATATCGCTGGCAATTATTTTTCTTATTCGTTATTTCATACGGGATGAATACATGGAGGCTCCCCCTGCTGATCCCCCGCCTCCTCAGATGAAGTATGGGATCGTGATCGATTCTTTCAACCTGTTTAACCGTACCGTTTTGAAAGATCAGAACCTGTCGGATATTCTGACATATTATGGTGTTGATTATCAGACAGTTGATAATATCATCAGGCTCAGTCAGCCTGTCTTTGACCTGAGAAAGCTGCGGACGGGGAATAGTTATACGGTCATGTGCGGTGACGATGCTGATCAACAGGCACATTACCTGGTCTATGAGGATTCCCCTGTTTCCTATGTCGTTTACCGGCTGACCGATTCGCTCTGCGTGTACAGGAACGTGAAGGATATCAAGCGAATCGTGACGACCACCCACGGATCGATCAGTTCCTCCCTGTGGAATGCCATGATCGGGAGCGGTGCCGACCCTGCCCTGGCCATGGAGCTTTCGGATATTTATGCCTGGACGGTCGACTTTTTTGGGATACAAAAGGGGGATACCTACGATGTGCTATACGAGCAGCTGATTGCGGAAGGGGACACGATCGGCATCGGCAAGGTGCTGGCTGCCTGCCTGAACAATGACGGCCATCCGTTTTATGCTTTCCATTTCGTTCAGGACAGCGTGGCGGGGTATTACGATGAGCAGGCCAGGAACCTGCGGCGGGCCTTCTTAAAAGCACCGCTGGAGTACCGGAGGATCAGTTCCAAATTCTCGCACAGCCGTTATCATCCGGTACTGAAGATCCGGCGCCCTCATCACGGGGTGGATTATGCGGCACCTGTCGGAACCCCTGTCCGGACCATCGGCGACGGGGTGGTGGTTCAGATGTCGTACCAGAAAGGGGGAGGAGGGAGAATGATCAAAATAAGGCATAATACCACTTATACCACGATTTACATGCACCTTCACGGGTATGCCAAAGGCATGAGGGAGGGACTTCGTGTCAGGCAGGGGGACGTGATCGGGTATGTTGGCTCCTCGGGTTTATCCACCGGACCGCACCTGGATTTCCGGGTGTATAAAAATGGCACTCCCATCGATCCCCTGAAGATGGAATCCCCCCCGGCCGATCCGGTGAAACCGGTTTACAGGCCACAGTTCGACAGCCTAAGGATGGAATACACCAGGCAGCTTACACAAAAAAATCAGGGGATAACAAATGTTACCCCCTGA
- a CDS encoding SusD/RagB family nutrient-binding outer membrane lipoprotein yields MKTLKILLVTALGLSLFACSDEKMDEIDMERNDALNMEAGSILPDAILKTAFETTGCDIAWYATVYIEHSAGTWAQSAVADKRQAQNDASLMNNNWNGLYDVMNELKDILTKTAPDGTEPENYWARGIAQVLTAYNLAVATDMWGEVPWTEALMGAEILQPKYDKQSELYPKIQAMLDDAIVNLGKTVNKIPSADYIYGGDQNAWIKAAWSLKARYALRLSKINGAAAATEALNYLANGFQSSDDNFLFDAFEATASGENPWYQFLNDRTHLSAGQTLFNLMNERNDPRIAAYFTQIEDAYNPAPNGTAVENQGGTYSTSLITENGRTAPIPLMTYHELKFIEAEAKLMKGDASWAYSFGEAIAANFAFHGVEGAEDYILNEVAPRIPGNELKELITQKYIAFYEFEAIEAYNDYRRTGIPTMHNPNNATKGFVNRFPFALSEVSSNPDNVPSQYLGDENFVYNYKVWWAGGTELVP; encoded by the coding sequence ATGAAAACACTAAAAATATTGCTGGTTACCGCTCTTGGTCTCAGTCTTTTCGCCTGCAGCGATGAAAAGATGGATGAAATCGACATGGAGCGAAACGATGCACTGAATATGGAAGCCGGGAGTATTCTTCCGGATGCCATCCTGAAAACAGCCTTTGAAACCACCGGCTGTGATATCGCCTGGTATGCCACCGTGTATATCGAACACAGTGCCGGCACCTGGGCCCAGTCAGCCGTAGCTGACAAACGCCAGGCCCAGAACGATGCCTCGCTAATGAACAACAACTGGAACGGTCTGTATGATGTTATGAATGAGCTGAAAGACATTCTGACCAAAACCGCTCCGGATGGCACGGAACCTGAAAACTACTGGGCAAGAGGGATTGCCCAGGTACTGACCGCCTATAACCTGGCAGTGGCCACCGACATGTGGGGTGAAGTGCCCTGGACAGAGGCCCTCATGGGCGCTGAAATCCTTCAGCCGAAATACGACAAGCAATCCGAACTGTATCCCAAGATACAGGCCATGCTGGATGATGCCATTGTGAACCTGGGCAAAACGGTGAACAAGATCCCTTCTGCCGATTACATCTACGGCGGTGATCAAAACGCCTGGATCAAAGCAGCCTGGTCGCTGAAAGCACGTTATGCCCTGCGCCTGTCAAAGATCAATGGCGCTGCTGCTGCAACAGAAGCCCTGAATTATCTTGCCAATGGCTTTCAAAGCAGTGATGATAACTTCCTGTTCGATGCCTTTGAGGCCACTGCATCAGGCGAAAATCCCTGGTACCAGTTCCTCAACGACAGGACCCATCTCTCCGCTGGACAAACATTGTTCAACCTGATGAATGAACGGAACGACCCGCGTATCGCTGCCTATTTCACTCAGATCGAGGATGCTTACAATCCGGCACCCAATGGCACAGCCGTAGAAAACCAGGGTGGGACGTACTCAACATCGCTGATCACTGAAAACGGACGTACAGCTCCCATCCCGCTGATGACCTATCACGAGCTGAAGTTCATTGAAGCCGAAGCGAAATTGATGAAGGGAGATGCATCCTGGGCCTATTCGTTTGGCGAGGCCATTGCAGCCAACTTTGCCTTCCACGGTGTTGAAGGGGCAGAGGATTACATCCTCAACGAAGTGGCACCCAGGATACCGGGAAATGAACTGAAGGAACTCATCACGCAGAAATACATTGCGTTCTATGAATTTGAAGCGATCGAGGCCTACAACGACTACCGCCGTACAGGCATACCGACGATGCATAATCCAAACAACGCCACAAAAGGTTTCGTCAACAGGTTCCCGTTTGCACTGAGCGAAGTGTCATCGAATCCCGATAACGTGCCTTCACAGTATCTCGGAGACGAGAACTTCGTCTATAACTACAAGGTTTGGTGGGCTGGGGGAACAGAATTGGTTCCGTAA
- a CDS encoding SusC/RagA family TonB-linked outer membrane protein yields MKKVTLLLVLLLFMGMNIVQAQKTISGTVTNSDDGQPIPGATVLVKNTTIGTTTNEDGYYQLTVPQEAKSLVFSFVGRVSLEVQMGTENTIDASLEPDILDIEGVVVTALGIPREKKSLGYAVQEVTGEDLSKTANPNMQTALSGKFAGVEVRQSSGMPGSPATVFIRGARSFDGDNTPLYVVDGMPITSTPDYSQNVTGAYFSNRALDIDPNDIENISVLKGQAAAALYGLRASNGVILITTKKGATTQVGKPVMVTLSTNFTSDVVARLPEVQQTYAQGYYNDFYAANSYSWGPKLTDLPNDPTYGGNNFGQQGKWWDPYKGGWQDPVAYNNPENFYDKNGSTFSNSINIAGATNAGNYSVGFSANNQNGIIKNTGMDRYNAKAAGNFKMGEKWETGFSANFSDVTLNKIPSGNSSYLFTVYGAPASFDLVGTPYHLEGPLGDYRQISYRRGAVGENPRWAVENNKFLEGTTRFFGNTYLQYAPIDWMKVKYQIGIDAYNTDNEDIYQMGSAGTGQALPTAADYTNPNKTTFGYRAPTGGSINNYGVMRTVINSLATLTFVKQFGNFGGSLILGNEFIDNKSRYWTMLGTGFTLPGWNNMSNTTTQTADESKYWDRTVGFFGNLSLDYKGMIYLNVTGRNDVVSSMPSGNRSFFYPSASLGWVFTELAGLQGSTILNFGKVRVSYAEVGQAGNYNKPVYVQGGAGSGFLNDGILFPLGGVTGYKPTTTLYDPELVPQNTRTLEYGIELKLFNDRIGLDYTFSDQTAEDQIFAVPLAQSTGFASYVTNAGKMTSKAHEIVLYLTPVKLSNFQWDFFANFTKIKNVCEELAEGVENIALGGYVEPNIRASAGDTYPAIYGNQYAHPKDENGDPIMNQVLVDEDPDSYYYGMPLIGDFGKIGDVSPNFILSFTNTFTFFKMLTLGVQLDWKDGGQMYSGSNRLTRLYGASGETEDRETPYIFGGQTSQDGVINICPDLEAVKADGTPNDIVRGGVDDFYAYPDLYNDVFGSMSESNIWETSFVKIRDITLGFNFPKKLVSPVLQGLSINLFARNILLWTTLPNYDPEASQGMGNMQGGMDYMSLPQTTSFGAGLNIIF; encoded by the coding sequence ATGAAAAAAGTTACCCTACTGCTTGTACTACTGCTCTTTATGGGCATGAACATCGTGCAGGCACAGAAAACGATCTCCGGGACAGTAACCAATTCCGATGATGGGCAACCCATCCCGGGAGCCACCGTCCTGGTGAAAAACACCACCATTGGTACGACCACCAATGAAGATGGGTATTACCAACTCACCGTCCCGCAGGAGGCAAAATCCCTTGTTTTTTCCTTTGTCGGCCGGGTATCCCTGGAAGTCCAGATGGGTACGGAGAACACCATCGATGCATCGCTGGAACCGGATATCCTCGACATTGAAGGGGTTGTCGTAACTGCACTGGGTATTCCACGGGAGAAAAAATCCCTTGGCTATGCCGTCCAGGAAGTGACCGGTGAAGACCTGTCCAAAACGGCTAATCCCAACATGCAAACGGCCCTTTCGGGTAAGTTTGCGGGCGTTGAGGTGCGGCAATCCTCCGGGATGCCGGGTTCACCCGCCACCGTCTTTATCCGCGGGGCCCGTTCTTTCGACGGTGACAACACACCCCTGTACGTTGTCGACGGTATGCCCATTACCAGTACCCCCGACTATTCACAGAATGTTACCGGGGCTTACTTTTCCAACCGGGCACTCGACATCGATCCCAACGACATCGAGAACATCAGTGTGCTGAAAGGACAGGCTGCTGCTGCTCTTTATGGATTGCGCGCTTCCAATGGGGTGATTCTCATCACCACCAAGAAGGGCGCCACCACACAGGTAGGAAAACCCGTCATGGTCACTCTTTCCACAAATTTTACCTCCGATGTGGTCGCCCGCCTTCCTGAAGTGCAGCAAACCTACGCACAGGGATACTACAACGACTTCTACGCGGCCAACTCCTATTCCTGGGGACCCAAACTGACGGATCTGCCCAATGATCCCACCTACGGTGGAAACAACTTCGGGCAACAAGGAAAATGGTGGGATCCCTACAAGGGAGGCTGGCAGGATCCTGTTGCTTACAACAATCCTGAAAATTTCTATGACAAGAACGGATCCACGTTCTCCAACAGCATCAACATCGCCGGTGCAACCAATGCAGGCAACTATTCCGTGGGCTTCAGCGCCAACAACCAGAACGGGATCATCAAAAACACCGGGATGGACCGTTACAATGCCAAAGCAGCAGGTAATTTCAAAATGGGAGAAAAATGGGAAACCGGATTTTCAGCCAATTTCTCGGATGTCACCCTCAACAAGATTCCCTCCGGGAACTCCAGCTACCTGTTTACAGTCTATGGTGCTCCTGCCTCCTTTGACCTGGTAGGCACACCCTACCACCTGGAAGGCCCGCTGGGCGATTACCGCCAGATCAGCTACCGCCGCGGTGCCGTGGGTGAAAATCCAAGATGGGCGGTGGAAAACAACAAGTTCCTGGAAGGCACAACCCGTTTCTTCGGAAACACCTACCTGCAATACGCACCCATCGACTGGATGAAGGTCAAATACCAGATCGGTATTGATGCCTATAATACAGATAACGAAGATATCTACCAGATGGGAAGTGCAGGCACCGGCCAGGCCCTGCCCACGGCAGCCGATTATACCAATCCCAATAAGACCACTTTCGGTTATCGGGCACCGACCGGCGGATCCATCAATAATTACGGCGTGATGCGTACGGTGATCAATTCATTGGCAACATTGACATTTGTCAAGCAATTCGGTAATTTTGGCGGATCCCTGATCCTGGGGAATGAATTCATCGACAATAAATCCAGGTACTGGACCATGCTCGGAACGGGCTTCACCCTCCCGGGATGGAACAACATGTCGAACACGACCACTCAGACAGCTGATGAGTCGAAATACTGGGACAGGACCGTCGGATTCTTCGGCAACCTTTCGCTGGACTACAAAGGCATGATCTACCTCAATGTCACAGGACGTAACGACGTGGTTTCAAGCATGCCCAGCGGCAACCGCTCCTTCTTCTATCCCTCTGCATCACTGGGATGGGTGTTCACTGAACTGGCCGGATTGCAGGGCAGTACCATCCTGAATTTTGGCAAGGTCCGCGTATCCTATGCTGAAGTCGGACAGGCCGGTAATTACAATAAGCCGGTCTATGTCCAGGGAGGCGCAGGCAGCGGCTTCCTGAACGACGGGATCCTATTCCCGCTGGGCGGGGTCACAGGTTATAAACCCACAACAACACTCTACGACCCCGAACTGGTTCCCCAGAATACCAGAACACTCGAATACGGGATCGAACTGAAATTATTCAACGACCGTATTGGACTTGATTATACCTTTTCTGACCAGACTGCGGAAGACCAGATCTTTGCCGTTCCCCTGGCACAATCTACCGGATTTGCCTCCTACGTGACCAATGCCGGGAAAATGACCTCAAAAGCGCACGAAATCGTGCTGTACCTGACACCGGTAAAACTTTCCAATTTCCAGTGGGACTTCTTTGCAAACTTCACCAAGATCAAGAATGTCTGTGAAGAACTCGCCGAAGGTGTTGAAAACATCGCACTGGGCGGGTATGTGGAACCGAACATCCGTGCCTCCGCCGGCGATACTTATCCGGCCATTTATGGAAATCAGTATGCACATCCCAAAGATGAAAATGGAGATCCCATTATGAATCAGGTCCTGGTGGATGAAGACCCCGACAGCTACTATTACGGCATGCCCCTGATCGGCGACTTTGGAAAGATCGGCGATGTATCGCCCAATTTCATCCTTAGCTTCACCAACACCTTCACCTTCTTCAAGATGCTCACCCTGGGCGTTCAGCTCGACTGGAAGGATGGCGGCCAGATGTACTCCGGTTCAAATCGTCTGACCAGGCTGTATGGTGCCTCCGGAGAAACCGAAGACCGTGAAACACCCTATATCTTTGGCGGACAGACTTCACAGGATGGCGTAATCAACATCTGCCCGGATCTGGAAGCGGTGAAAGCCGATGGAACACCCAACGACATTGTCAGAGGTGGCGTTGATGATTTCTACGCTTACCCGGACCTCTACAATGATGTGTTCGGAAGCATGTCGGAATCCAACATCTGGGAAACTTCCTTTGTAAAGATCAGGGACATCACCCTTGGCTTCAATTTCCCGAAGAAACTCGTTTCACCTGTTCTGCAGGGTCTCTCCATCAACCTGTTTGCCCGAAACATTCTCCTGTGGACAACCCTTCCGAACTATGACCCGGAAGCCTCACAGGGAATGGGAAACATGCAGGGAGGCATGGATTACATGTCGCTGCCGCAGACCACTTCCTTTGGCGCCGGCTTAAACATCATTTTCTAA